One genomic region from Pseudomonas sp. R5-89-07 encodes:
- a CDS encoding LysR family transcriptional regulator: MSTYPSIDTDVLRTFVAIADQGGFTRAGELVNRTQSAVSMQMKRLEEDVLQRKLFERDGRQVRLTPEGQVLLGYARRILKLHSEVFNTLREPHMVGLVRIGTPDDYVMRFLPGILKQFSKAYPLIQIELHCESSTVLMQRRDLALTVISREPGNDLGELLRTERIVWAASACFCVDQHDVLPLAVSGDDCVYTQWARAALDAAGRDYRLAYHSSNGAAILAVVSAGLAAMVSMESLVPEDLRILGSEEGFPSLPSMHLRLLRNPQMTSPITECLADYILEGFRL, translated from the coding sequence TTGTCGACTTACCCGAGCATCGACACAGACGTGCTGCGCACCTTTGTCGCCATCGCCGATCAGGGCGGATTTACTCGAGCTGGGGAGCTGGTCAACCGCACCCAGTCGGCGGTGAGCATGCAGATGAAACGCCTGGAAGAAGACGTGCTGCAGCGCAAGCTATTCGAACGCGATGGGCGTCAGGTGCGGTTGACGCCCGAGGGCCAAGTGTTGCTGGGGTATGCGCGGCGCATCCTGAAACTGCACAGCGAGGTGTTCAACACCCTGCGCGAGCCGCACATGGTGGGGTTGGTGCGCATCGGCACGCCGGACGATTACGTGATGCGCTTTCTACCAGGCATTCTCAAGCAGTTCTCCAAGGCGTACCCGCTGATCCAGATCGAGCTGCACTGCGAGTCGTCAACGGTATTGATGCAGCGAAGGGACCTGGCCTTGACTGTAATCAGTCGCGAGCCCGGCAATGACCTTGGTGAACTCTTGCGCACTGAGCGCATCGTGTGGGCCGCATCAGCGTGCTTCTGCGTGGACCAGCATGACGTCCTGCCACTGGCGGTTTCCGGCGACGACTGCGTTTACACCCAGTGGGCCCGGGCAGCGCTGGACGCGGCCGGACGGGACTATCGCCTGGCTTACCACAGCTCCAACGGTGCGGCGATCCTGGCGGTGGTGAGCGCCGGCCTGGCGGCGATGGTCAGCATGGAAAGCCTGGTGCCCGAAGACCTGCGCATACTCGGCAGTGAAGAAGGCTTCCCGTCCTTGCCTTCGATGCACCTGCGCCTGCTGCGCAACCCGCAAATGACCTCGCCCATCACCGAATGCCTGGCCGACTACATCCTCGAAGGCTTCAGACTTTAA
- a CDS encoding winged helix-turn-helix domain-containing protein, giving the protein MSAVLSFSLKQARRMALAAQGFSGRQPPAQIKAAHLNRLIERLGVLQIDSVNAVVRSHYLPLFSRLGHYSPLILEQAAWSQGRRRSLFEYWGHEASLLPMAMYPLMRWRMERAKQGQGIYAQMARFGRERQSTIQRVLQAVEQQGALGAGSLSTREQRAGPWWDWSDEKHALEWLFAAGLVTVAGRRGFERLYDLPERVLPGEILQVSVSEAEAQRGLLLHSASALGVATEKDLRDYFRLDPADSRQRLAELVEEGQLLDCQVQGWKQPAYCLPEPKVPRSVPASALLSPFDSLIWERARTERLFDFRYRLEIYTPQHKRVYGYYVLPFLHNERIAARLDLRAERANGCLAVHAVHEEALGLDDQGIVALALNLRQMADWLGLQRVLLNCQRPSAARLRVAMLGIDVGL; this is encoded by the coding sequence ATGTCCGCCGTCCTCTCCTTTTCCCTCAAGCAAGCACGACGCATGGCGCTGGCGGCCCAGGGTTTTTCCGGGCGCCAGCCGCCGGCACAGATAAAGGCCGCGCACCTCAACCGTTTGATCGAGCGCCTCGGCGTGCTGCAGATCGATTCGGTCAATGCCGTGGTGCGCTCCCATTACCTGCCGCTGTTTTCTCGGCTGGGCCATTATTCCCCGTTGATACTCGAGCAGGCCGCCTGGAGCCAGGGGCGGCGGCGTTCGCTGTTCGAATACTGGGGGCATGAGGCCTCGCTGCTGCCCATGGCGATGTACCCCTTGATGCGCTGGCGCATGGAGCGGGCCAAGCAGGGGCAGGGGATTTACGCGCAAATGGCGCGATTCGGGCGTGAGCGGCAGAGCACGATCCAGCGCGTTTTGCAGGCCGTCGAACAGCAGGGCGCATTAGGGGCGGGCAGCTTGTCGACCCGCGAGCAGCGTGCCGGGCCCTGGTGGGATTGGAGTGACGAGAAACATGCGCTGGAATGGCTGTTCGCTGCGGGTCTGGTTACGGTGGCGGGGCGGCGCGGGTTTGAACGCCTCTATGATTTGCCCGAGCGGGTGCTCCCCGGCGAAATCCTTCAAGTCTCCGTAAGCGAAGCCGAGGCCCAGCGGGGTTTGTTGCTGCACAGCGCGAGCGCATTAGGTGTGGCCACTGAAAAAGACCTGCGCGATTATTTTCGCCTTGATCCTGCCGATAGTCGCCAGCGCCTGGCCGAACTGGTCGAGGAGGGGCAATTGCTGGACTGCCAGGTGCAAGGCTGGAAGCAACCGGCGTATTGCCTGCCGGAGCCAAAAGTGCCACGCAGCGTGCCCGCCAGCGCGTTGTTGTCGCCATTTGATTCGTTGATCTGGGAGCGTGCACGTACCGAGCGCCTGTTCGATTTCCGCTATCGGCTGGAAATCTACACGCCACAACACAAGCGGGTGTACGGCTACTACGTGCTACCGTTTTTGCACAACGAGCGGATCGCCGCGCGCCTCGATTTGCGCGCAGAGCGGGCAAACGGTTGCCTGGCGGTGCATGCGGTGCACGAGGAGGCGCTGGGGCTGGATGATCAAGGAATAGTGGCGTTGGCGCTGAACCTGCGGCAGATGGCCGATTGGTTGGGGCTGCAGCGGGTGCTGCTCAAT
- a CDS encoding DUF1127 domain-containing protein: MKGQTGFVMAKGPFFGLLHTISRWQALHRERQMLAGMSDDALKDIGLNRIDVEQEIHRHFWEDPLRK, encoded by the coding sequence ATGAAAGGTCAAACAGGTTTTGTGATGGCGAAGGGGCCGTTCTTCGGGCTTCTTCATACGATTTCGCGCTGGCAGGCTTTGCATCGTGAACGCCAGATGCTGGCGGGCATGAGCGACGACGCGCTCAAGGATATCGGTCTCAACCGTATCGATGTGGAGCAGGAGATCCATCGGCATTTCTGGGAAGACCCGCTGCGAAAGTAA